One window of Klebsiella quasivariicola genomic DNA carries:
- a CDS encoding DUF2002 family protein, producing the protein MYLRPDEVARVLEKAGFTMDVVTQKAYGYRRGDNYVYVNREARMGRTALVIHPALKERSNMLAEPASDIKTCDHYEQFPLYLAGDAQQHYGIPHGFSSRMALERFLNGLFGEAQPAMSTN; encoded by the coding sequence ATGTATTTAAGACCCGATGAGGTGGCGCGTGTTCTTGAAAAAGCCGGCTTCACCATGGATGTTGTGACGCAAAAAGCGTACGGCTATCGCCGCGGCGATAATTATGTTTATGTGAACCGCGAAGCGCGCATGGGGCGAACAGCGTTAGTTATTCATCCGGCGTTAAAAGAGCGTAGCAATATGTTGGCCGAACCGGCCTCCGATATCAAAACTTGCGACCATTATGAACAATTTCCGCTGTATTTAGCCGGAGACGCGCAGCAGCATTATGGTATTCCGCATGGGTTTAGCTCACGTATGGCGCTTGAGCGTTTTCTGAATGGACTATTTGGCGAAGCCCAGCCGGCCATGTCGACGAATTAA